One genomic window of Actinomycetota bacterium includes the following:
- the lnt gene encoding apolipoprotein N-acyltransferase: MFLAVASGALLSLAFPPVGQGWFALPAVALLIALLVNTKMAHAAAFAFASATVFFLLLLHWLTVVGSDAWILLSVVCAGYFAVMGLGIALLSRLPWWPIWVSGMWVAQEWLRGSFPVGGFPWGNLAFAQADTTFGRLSMLTGALGTSGAIVLCASAIVAGLQLLHRRQVGAALAWGVVAVAIVSLPMVMSPPVAGDSIRGLPTAQIAVVQGGTPQTGLGAMDVRRAVLDNHVRQTMLLARDVGLGMQPKPDLVLWPENASDLDPNIDAAAAAEIGTSVRAINTPVLVGAIVNVPGDPTSVWNQGILWDPKMGPGQTYSKTHPVPFGEYIPFRSAISGLIDRFARITRDFAAGTTPGLFDVNGLDIGDVICFEIAYNSVIDPLIDGGARVLTVQTNNATYGGTAQPSQQLQIERFRALETGRSIVVAATTGISAFIAPDGRISSQINEGVVGSEVNEVALRGGQNPSATLGRPLADSWALIGVSLAFYLAVRAVRARIRSRRKVST; this comes from the coding sequence TTGTTCTTAGCGGTCGCCAGTGGCGCGCTCCTGAGTTTGGCTTTCCCACCTGTCGGCCAAGGCTGGTTCGCGCTTCCTGCTGTTGCATTGCTGATTGCTCTCCTTGTGAATACGAAGATGGCGCATGCTGCTGCCTTTGCCTTCGCATCGGCAACGGTGTTCTTTCTCCTGCTGTTGCATTGGCTCACTGTGGTGGGAAGCGACGCTTGGATTCTGCTGTCAGTCGTCTGTGCTGGCTACTTCGCCGTGATGGGCCTTGGAATAGCCCTGCTGAGTCGGTTGCCTTGGTGGCCCATCTGGGTGTCCGGAATGTGGGTCGCCCAAGAGTGGCTGCGAGGGAGTTTCCCCGTTGGCGGTTTTCCCTGGGGCAATCTTGCGTTCGCCCAGGCAGATACGACCTTTGGGCGGCTTTCGATGCTCACTGGCGCGCTTGGAACAAGTGGGGCGATCGTCTTGTGTGCCAGCGCCATTGTCGCGGGCCTGCAGCTCTTGCATCGTCGACAAGTAGGAGCAGCGCTGGCTTGGGGCGTCGTAGCGGTGGCAATCGTGTCACTGCCGATGGTGATGTCTCCACCAGTAGCTGGCGACTCGATCAGAGGCCTTCCCACAGCGCAGATTGCTGTTGTGCAAGGTGGCACGCCACAAACAGGCCTAGGTGCAATGGACGTGCGCCGTGCTGTTCTCGACAACCATGTTCGACAAACCATGCTGCTGGCCAGGGACGTCGGCCTTGGAATGCAACCCAAACCAGACCTCGTGCTGTGGCCTGAGAATGCATCGGATCTTGATCCGAATATCGATGCTGCCGCCGCCGCAGAAATCGGCACCAGTGTGCGCGCCATCAATACACCGGTGCTGGTCGGCGCAATCGTCAATGTGCCAGGTGATCCAACTTCAGTCTGGAATCAAGGGATTCTGTGGGATCCCAAAATGGGGCCGGGCCAGACGTACAGCAAGACTCATCCGGTTCCCTTTGGCGAGTACATCCCCTTCAGATCAGCCATTTCGGGCTTGATTGATCGATTCGCGCGCATCACCCGTGACTTCGCAGCGGGCACCACACCGGGACTGTTCGACGTCAATGGTCTGGATATTGGTGATGTCATCTGTTTCGAGATCGCTTACAACAGTGTGATTGATCCGTTGATCGACGGCGGTGCTCGAGTACTCACGGTGCAGACGAATAACGCAACATATGGCGGCACGGCCCAGCCAAGCCAGCAATTGCAGATCGAGAGGTTCCGTGCCTTGGAGACCGGCAGAAGCATTGTCGTTGCAGCAACGACCGGCATCAGCGCTTTCATCGCCCCCGATGGAAGGATCAGTAGTCAGATCAATGAGGGTGTGGTCGGCTCTGAGGTCAACGAAGTGGCCCTCCGGGGTGGTCAGAATCCAAGTGCCACTCTGGGACGTCCCCTGGCAGACAGCTGGGCTCTGATCGGCGTGAGTCTTGCGTTCTACCTGGCGGTACGGGCTGTGCGGGCAAGGATCAGGTCGCGACGTAAGGTGTCGACGTGA
- a CDS encoding Xaa-Pro peptidase family protein, which translates to MEAAFGPIDFASRMDRVRAAARQSGIDAVLVSPGADLRYLTGYDAKALERLTCLVLSTDGDAVIVVPSLEVPAAMVSPIAKMGIPIIGCNETENSYSRVAGFIPSARRVAIDDHMWASKVLRMRDAMPEAAQTAAGPLIEPIRMRKDAREIDALRRAGAAIDAVHARVPSLLRAGRTEREVGRDIAELIIAVGHVSVDFVIVAAGPNGASPHHDLSDRVIQQGDSVVVDIGGTMPDGYCSDCTRMYSVGDPGPEYLEKYAQLFQAQQQASALAAPGVTCAAIDSAARDRLAAAGLGEQFIHRTGHGIGMQTHEEPYIMQGNELVLEPGMAFSIEPGFYDQGRFGARIEDIVVCTEDGVESMNNQTRELVIVD; encoded by the coding sequence ATGGAAGCAGCCTTTGGCCCCATTGATTTCGCCTCACGCATGGACCGAGTGCGCGCTGCGGCCCGGCAGTCGGGCATCGATGCAGTACTCGTGAGTCCTGGGGCCGATCTTCGCTATCTGACCGGCTATGACGCGAAAGCACTCGAGCGGCTCACCTGCCTGGTGCTGTCCACCGATGGGGACGCTGTCATCGTCGTGCCATCACTTGAAGTTCCAGCGGCAATGGTAAGCCCGATCGCGAAAATGGGCATCCCAATTATTGGCTGCAATGAGACTGAGAATTCGTATAGCCGAGTGGCCGGATTCATTCCGTCCGCGCGTCGAGTGGCCATTGACGACCACATGTGGGCATCCAAGGTCTTGCGGATGCGCGATGCGATGCCTGAGGCAGCACAGACCGCTGCTGGGCCGCTGATTGAACCAATCCGCATGCGCAAGGACGCACGAGAGATTGATGCTTTGCGCCGTGCAGGTGCGGCAATTGATGCGGTACATGCAAGGGTCCCCAGTCTGTTGCGCGCGGGGCGCACTGAACGGGAAGTTGGGCGAGACATCGCTGAACTCATCATTGCGGTTGGCCACGTCAGCGTTGATTTCGTCATCGTCGCTGCCGGACCTAATGGCGCAAGCCCGCACCACGATCTCTCGGACCGCGTGATCCAACAAGGGGATTCGGTGGTCGTTGACATTGGCGGCACGATGCCGGACGGGTATTGCAGCGATTGCACCCGTATGTATTCCGTTGGTGATCCTGGTCCGGAGTACCTCGAGAAGTATGCGCAGCTCTTCCAAGCGCAGCAGCAAGCTTCAGCTTTGGCAGCTCCAGGCGTGACTTGCGCGGCAATCGACAGTGCCGCCCGAGATCGCCTGGCCGCCGCAGGGCTGGGAGAGCAGTTCATCCACCGCACAGGTCACGGGATCGGAATGCAGACACACGAAGAGCCGTACATCATGCAAGGCAATGAGTTGGTGTTGGAACCGGGTATGGCCTTCAGCATCGAACCGGGCTTCTATGACCAAGGCCGTTTTGGTGCGCGCATCGAGGACATCGTGGTGTGCACGGAAGACGGCGTGGAGTCGATGAACAATCAGACTCGCGAACTCGTCATTGTCGACTAG
- a CDS encoding 5'-3' exonuclease has protein sequence MSTGPILLLDSASLYYRSFYALPDSMKAPDGRPHQALRGFLTMLDAFHEQFLPSGIVACWDADWRPSWRVDLMPSYKAHRVAQMIDDHTWLEEEPDELTPQAEALAELLDVAGIARIGVTNYEADDVLASIAAQTPGPVVVISGDRDLVQLVDDDWQTRVFLAVNGGMPKWPLLDSGGVEARYGVRADQYVDLAVMRGDPSDGIPGVPGIGEKTGAALLHEYGSLDGILQAATGPAKSPLTPRIQGLLIEHSEAVRIARTVASAVRDLEVEIVPAIPSQAKDPVRLNAIVEEWGLRRFIPKWFPS, from the coding sequence ATGAGCACTGGTCCGATTCTGTTGCTTGACTCCGCATCGTTGTACTACCGCAGTTTTTACGCTCTGCCTGATTCGATGAAGGCACCCGACGGCCGACCGCATCAGGCTCTTCGAGGTTTCCTGACCATGCTGGACGCCTTCCACGAACAATTCCTGCCGTCGGGCATCGTGGCCTGTTGGGACGCTGACTGGCGTCCGTCATGGCGGGTGGATCTCATGCCCTCGTACAAGGCACACCGGGTAGCGCAGATGATTGACGATCACACTTGGCTCGAAGAAGAGCCTGATGAGCTCACTCCTCAAGCCGAAGCCCTCGCCGAACTCCTCGATGTCGCGGGTATCGCCCGTATTGGAGTCACCAACTACGAAGCTGACGATGTACTGGCCAGCATTGCGGCGCAGACCCCAGGACCGGTTGTCGTGATCTCTGGTGATCGGGATCTTGTCCAATTGGTCGACGATGACTGGCAGACGAGAGTGTTCCTTGCGGTCAACGGCGGCATGCCGAAATGGCCGCTGCTCGACTCTGGCGGTGTCGAAGCCAGATACGGCGTACGTGCAGATCAATACGTAGATCTTGCAGTTATGAGGGGCGATCCATCTGACGGCATTCCGGGGGTGCCAGGCATCGGCGAAAAGACGGGTGCAGCTCTGCTACACGAGTACGGCTCACTGGATGGAATTCTTCAAGCCGCCACTGGACCGGCGAAATCGCCACTCACCCCAAGAATTCAAGGATTGTTGATCGAGCATTCCGAGGCAGTGCGTATCGCTCGTACGGTTGCTAGTGCAGTTCGTGATCTCGAAGTTGAGATAGTTCCGGCAATTCCAAGCCAAGCCAAGGATCCCGTCCGGCTCAATGCGATTGTTGAGGAGTGGGGACTTCGCCGCTTCATTCCGAAATGGTTTCCGAGCTAG
- a CDS encoding DEAD/DEAH box helicase → MNSPAERYAASRERARTPLMQAFADDYSFGLDDFQRAACASLERGRSVLVAAPTGAGKTVVGEFAVYLALQASRKCFYTTPIKALSNQKYHDLVDHFGAEHIGLLTGDTSINSEASIVVMTTEVLRNMLYAQSSTLNNLSYVVMDEVHYLADRFRGAVWEEVMIHLPQSVSIAALSATVSNAEEFGAWLATVRGETDIIVEEHRPVPLWQHVIAGHRMYDLFVDDAQEVVNPELERLAREPGRRGARPERGARRRNGLTPYRSDVVAQLEQAGLLPAIYFLFSRNGCDDAVQQCLAAGLRLNSKLDRAEVREYALEATSHLPDDDLLALGFDDWLDGLERGIAAHHAGLLPAFKEVVEYLFQRGLIKIVFATETLALGINMPARSVVLEKLVKWNGETHVELTPGEYTQLTGRAGRRGIDVEGHGVVLWQEGLDPRAVAGLASTRTYPLRSSFQPSYNMAVNLVSRLGRHTAREVLETSFSQFQADRSVVGLATQIRRLEEGLEGYQDAMACHLGDFVEYSALREQISRREKDVNRSAAAQRRDNATDVLRSLKPGDVIIIPAGKRAGPAVVLDTGFDGNASDPRPLVLTSERQVRRISSLEINPLFEIVGKLRIPKTFSARNAQSRRDLASALREVAGDRSAGAKHKQVRNDDEQVTHLRAQLRQHPCHGCNEREQHARWAERYHRAQREIGELERRVEGRTNSIARHFDRICEVLVELDYLTSADDSAKVTEEGQLLMGLYTESDLLTALCLRSGTWDELTPAELAAVCSSLVFEARSSDDDSPKVPHGPIRAAFEAMQSMWAEIHEIEAGHGLHATRMMDSGFVWPVYRWCQGNSLYSILTREDLTAGDFVRWSRQVIDLLGQISQAVPSDHPLRFTASKAADLVNRGVVASVSKV, encoded by the coding sequence ATGAATAGTCCTGCTGAGCGCTACGCCGCTTCGCGAGAACGCGCGCGTACTCCACTGATGCAGGCTTTCGCCGATGACTATTCATTCGGTCTCGACGACTTTCAACGGGCCGCCTGTGCGTCTCTGGAACGCGGGCGCAGCGTATTGGTGGCTGCCCCCACTGGTGCTGGCAAGACCGTGGTCGGCGAATTCGCCGTTTACCTGGCCTTGCAAGCCAGCCGCAAGTGCTTCTACACCACGCCAATCAAGGCGCTTTCAAATCAGAAGTACCACGATCTGGTTGATCATTTCGGAGCTGAGCACATCGGCTTGCTGACCGGTGATACCTCGATCAACAGCGAGGCTTCGATCGTGGTGATGACCACTGAGGTGCTGCGCAACATGCTGTATGCGCAATCAAGCACCTTGAATAACTTGTCGTATGTCGTGATGGATGAAGTGCATTACCTCGCCGATCGCTTCCGCGGTGCGGTGTGGGAGGAGGTGATGATTCACCTTCCACAGTCGGTGAGCATTGCTGCTCTTTCAGCAACAGTGAGCAACGCTGAAGAATTTGGTGCCTGGCTGGCGACGGTGCGTGGCGAAACGGACATCATCGTCGAGGAACATCGCCCAGTTCCTCTGTGGCAACACGTAATCGCCGGCCACCGGATGTACGACCTCTTCGTCGATGACGCTCAGGAGGTGGTGAATCCTGAGTTGGAGCGATTGGCTCGCGAACCGGGCCGTCGGGGCGCCAGGCCAGAACGCGGGGCTCGACGGCGCAATGGCCTCACTCCGTATAGGAGTGACGTGGTTGCCCAGCTCGAGCAGGCCGGATTGCTGCCCGCCATCTATTTCCTGTTCAGCCGCAATGGCTGCGATGACGCAGTCCAGCAATGTCTGGCGGCTGGCTTGCGCTTGAACTCAAAGCTAGACAGAGCCGAGGTGCGCGAGTACGCACTCGAAGCCACCAGTCACCTCCCTGATGACGATCTCTTGGCGCTCGGCTTCGATGATTGGCTCGATGGGCTCGAGCGGGGGATCGCTGCGCACCACGCTGGCTTGCTGCCTGCTTTCAAGGAAGTCGTCGAATATCTGTTTCAACGCGGGCTCATCAAAATTGTGTTTGCTACCGAAACTCTTGCTCTGGGCATCAATATGCCAGCGCGCTCAGTGGTGCTGGAAAAGCTGGTCAAATGGAACGGTGAAACCCATGTTGAGTTGACACCCGGCGAGTACACGCAATTGACGGGACGTGCCGGCAGGCGCGGCATCGACGTCGAAGGTCATGGAGTCGTGTTGTGGCAGGAAGGCCTGGACCCACGCGCGGTGGCTGGACTGGCCTCCACGCGTACCTACCCCTTGCGTTCCTCCTTCCAGCCCTCGTACAACATGGCCGTCAATCTGGTCTCGCGCCTGGGTCGGCACACTGCCCGCGAAGTGCTTGAGACTTCCTTCTCGCAATTCCAAGCCGATCGGTCTGTTGTCGGACTTGCCACCCAGATACGTCGCCTGGAAGAGGGTCTTGAGGGCTACCAGGACGCTATGGCCTGTCATCTCGGTGATTTCGTTGAGTATTCGGCCCTGCGCGAGCAGATTTCGCGACGTGAGAAGGATGTCAATCGCTCAGCGGCTGCGCAGCGCAGAGACAACGCGACCGACGTTCTTCGTTCGCTCAAACCTGGCGACGTCATCATCATTCCTGCAGGTAAGCGTGCTGGCCCAGCTGTCGTGCTCGACACTGGTTTTGACGGCAATGCTTCGGATCCTCGACCACTGGTCCTTACTTCTGAGCGGCAGGTTCGCCGGATCTCAAGTCTGGAGATCAATCCACTATTTGAGATTGTTGGAAAGTTGCGAATTCCCAAGACCTTCTCCGCACGCAATGCGCAATCAAGGCGGGACCTTGCCTCAGCCCTGCGCGAAGTTGCCGGGGATCGTTCAGCGGGAGCCAAGCACAAGCAGGTGCGCAACGATGACGAACAGGTCACGCATTTGCGCGCCCAATTGCGTCAGCATCCATGTCACGGCTGCAATGAACGCGAACAGCACGCGCGTTGGGCTGAGCGCTACCACCGCGCACAACGCGAAATTGGCGAGCTCGAACGTCGAGTCGAGGGTCGCACCAATTCGATTGCTCGACATTTCGATCGCATCTGCGAAGTACTCGTTGAACTCGATTACCTCACGTCAGCTGATGACAGCGCGAAGGTGACAGAAGAAGGCCAATTGCTGATGGGGCTGTACACCGAGTCCGATCTCCTCACGGCTCTGTGCCTGCGCTCAGGAACCTGGGATGAACTCACCCCGGCAGAGTTGGCCGCGGTGTGCTCAAGCCTCGTGTTCGAGGCGCGCAGCTCAGATGACGATTCCCCGAAAGTTCCACACGGGCCCATTCGCGCTGCTTTCGAAGCGATGCAGAGCATGTGGGCAGAGATCCACGAGATTGAAGCGGGGCACGGACTTCACGCCACGCGAATGATGGATTCGGGATTTGTCTGGCCGGTTTACCGCTGGTGTCAGGGCAACAGCCTGTATTCGATTCTGACGCGTGAGGATCTGACTGCTGGCGATTTCGTTCGATGGTCGCGTCAGGTCATTGACCTGCTAGGGCAGATATCTCAAGCCGTTCCCTCAGATCATCCTCTGCGATTCACTGCCTCGAAGGCAGCTGATCTGGTGAACCGGGGAGTCGTGGCCTCAGTGTCGAAGGTCTAG